The following are encoded together in the Malaya genurostris strain Urasoe2022 chromosome 3, Malgen_1.1, whole genome shotgun sequence genome:
- the LOC131438346 gene encoding uncharacterized protein LOC131438346 isoform X2, which translates to MARRPKRSALMQAFTIVALCLASLVIQCSGVSSSSGELSDLIAEESRNYRELLNIPRFGDRLSPRNRPHVEEPNTGTGIANVVGSSLAGVSNTSGSKFRRQPGPGNLYPGVSYRNAGRISSIAANHDELHTLVKTNDIKRSDVMVTSVTQNLGDTNSDSDSEYYAVSDDIEDVQRFSDQDNEEIEGEGDGDSDLDEEHKHLENLTVESRSVDSSYNVQHSLLESNSVKDNSLSLLVGQQNISSGSGANASSAQAHRLEMSTEFFVVPSTASPAASRSTSVRPGGVILAARNPTSHHNSHSNTHKLNVTPPTVIATSYPSGLRKEPWVVPVLVLASLSMIMMAAFEIFVLCKAWRTSPSRRHLFLGQMLLLGLFACAGLAAVLTVNPTVLSCATMRFGAGVAFALVFASLLVKCVFLISLNGGVYLPAPYQGLLLLFAVLIQVAVGAQWLLTDPPIVDQVPISNGGTAISSRYYLLLTANDLAQVNPTIPLCHTSFSELLLSLIYVVFLIIFVAILAIKSRGIRDNYREATYIGLAVGGIIPIWLGWTLCGLAVADRHRDACLAFGLVATASTVFLVMFMPKGRQLAAMGKEGLYVEDREERFSSLSRAGSGYSPSFFHFKPIKYGVMGASPTLQTNNGTVVGTTTTSKHQAVATLGGDRVALVTAPPSYTPRMYHYFPAHMTHPFCYYPSPAPQQARYPGTWYNALYQTPSNKSTMRTERVETTSKV; encoded by the coding sequence ATGGCTCGTCGGCCGAAACGGTCGGCGCTTATGCAGGCGTTTACCATTGTTGCACTCTGTTTAGCGAGTTTAGTTATTCAATGTTCTGGCGTAAGCAGTAGCAGCGGCGAGCTCAGTGATTTGATCGCGGAGGAAAGTAGAAATTATCGTGAGTTACTAAATATTCCGAGATTTGGTGATCGGTTGTCACCGAGAAATCGACCTCACGTGGAAGAACCAAATACCGGTACAGGGATCGCGAATGTTGTCGGGTCTTCGCTAGCAGGTGTAAGCAATACTAGTGGAAGCAAGTTCCGGCGACAACCAGGGCCCGGGAATTTGTATCCCGGGGTGAGCTATCGAAACGCTGGAAGAATAAGCTCCATTGCGGCCAATCACGACGAGTTACACACTCTAGTGaaaacaaatgatatcaaacgAAGTGATGTGATGGTGACCAGTGTTACCCAGAACTTGGGAGATACTAATAGTGACAGTGACAGTGAGTACTATGCGGTTTCCGATGACATCGAAGACGTCCAACGATTTTCAGACCAGGACAACGAGGAAATTGAAGGCGAAGGTGATGGCGATAGCGATCTTGATGAAGAACATAAGCATCTTGAGAATTTGACTGTGGAGAGTAGAAGTGTCGACAGCAGTTACAACGTTCAGCATTCGTTACTAGAAAGTAATAGTGTTAAGGATAACAGCCTGTCGTTGCTGGTTGGTCAACAAAATATAAGCAGTGGTAGTGGTGCAAATGCGTCGTCGGCGCAAGCACATCGACTTGAAATGTCTACAGAATTTTTCGTAGTGCCATCGACAGCGTCACCCGCTGCCTCCCGTTCGACAAGTGTACGTCCTGGTGGTGTAATACTGGCTGCTCGCAATCCAACGAGTCACCATAACAGCCACAGCAACACTCATAAGCTGAATGTCACACCGCCAACTGTTATCGCGACTAGTTATCCGAGTGGCCTGCGGAAAGAACCCTGGGTAGTTCCAGTATTGGTACTGGCATCGTTGTCGATGATTATGATGGCAGCTTTTGAAATTTTCGTTCTCTGTAAAGCTTGGCGAACATCTCCTAGTCGCCGTCATCTTTTCCTTGGCCAAATGTTGCTCCTTGGCTTGTTTGCTTGCGCGGGACTTGCAGCAGTTTTAACGGTTAATCCTACAGTGCTGTCGTGTGCAACTATGCGTTTTGGTGCAGGTGTTGCATTTGCACTAGTATTTGCATCCCTTCTGGTAAAATGTGTTTTCCTTATTAGTCTAAATGGTGGAGTTTATTTACCAGCTCCCTATCAAGGTCTACTACTTTTGTTTGCTGTTCTCATACAAGTAGCAGTGGGAGCTCAATGGCTTTTAACCGATCCTCCTATCGTTGACCAGGTCCCAATTTCCAATGGAGGAACTGCCATATCTAGCCGGTACTATCTTCTTCTCACAGCTAATGACCTGGCTCAAGTAAATCCCACGATCCCACTATGCCACACATCTTTTTCCGAGCTTCTGTTATCCCTCATCTACGTCGTGTTTTTGATCATCTTTGTCGCTATCCTGGCGATAAAGTCGCGTGGTATTCGGGACAACTATCGGGAGGCTACGTACATTGGCCTGGCCGTCGGTGGCATTATTCCGATATGGTTGGGTTGGACCCTGTGTGGATTGGCCGTGGCCGATCGGCATCGTGACGCGTGCCTGGCATTTGGACTTGTGGCAACAGCCTCAACAGTGTTTCTAGTGATGTTCATGCCTAAGGGTCGACAGCTGGCGGCCATGGGAAAGGAAGGTTTGTACGTGGAGGATCGCGAGGAACGTTTCAGCTCGTTGAGCCGTGCCGGATCCGGATATTCGCCGTCGTTTTTCCACTTCAAACCTATCAAGTATGGAGTGATGGGTGCCTCGCCGACACTGCAAACCAACAATGGAACCGTGGTTGGGACGACGACAACTTCCAAACATCAGGCTGTTGCAACGCTGGGTGGAG
- the LOC131438346 gene encoding uncharacterized protein LOC131438346 isoform X4: MARRPKRSALMQAFTIVALCLASLVIQCSGVSSSSGELSDLIAEESRNYRELLNIPRFGDRLSPRNRPHVEEPNTGTGIANVVGSSLAGVSNTSGSKFRRQPGPGNLYPGVSYRNAGRISSIAANHDELHTLVKTNDIKRSDVMVTSVTQNLGDTNSDSDSEYYAVSDDIEDVQRFSDQDNEEIEGEGDGDSDLDEEHKHLENLTVESRSVDSSYNVQHSLLESNSVKDNSLSLLVGQQNISSGSGANASSAQAHRLEMSTEFFVVPSTASPAASRSTSVRPGGVILAARNPTSHHNSHSNTHKLNVTPPTVIATSYPSGLRKEPWVVPVLVLASLSMIMMAAFEIFVLCKAWRTSPSRRHLFLGQMLLLGLFACAGLAAVLTVNPTVLSCATMRFGAGVAFALVFASLLVKCVFLISLNGGVYLPAPYQGLLLLFAVLIQVAVGAQWLLTDPPIVDQVPISNGGTAISSRYYLLLTANDLAQVNPTIPLCHTSFSELLLSLIYVVFLIIFVAILAIKSRGIRDNYREATYIGLAVGGIIPIWLGWTLCGLAVADRHRDACLAFGLVATASTVFLVMFMPKGRQLAAMGKEGLYVEDREERFSSLSRAGSGYSPSFFHFKPIKYGVMGASPTLQTNNGTVVGTTTTSKHQAVATLGGAKQNCCLLAENWSMPFKQLAWVRFPAAHVGAGHLSGPKR, encoded by the coding sequence ATGGCTCGTCGGCCGAAACGGTCGGCGCTTATGCAGGCGTTTACCATTGTTGCACTCTGTTTAGCGAGTTTAGTTATTCAATGTTCTGGCGTAAGCAGTAGCAGCGGCGAGCTCAGTGATTTGATCGCGGAGGAAAGTAGAAATTATCGTGAGTTACTAAATATTCCGAGATTTGGTGATCGGTTGTCACCGAGAAATCGACCTCACGTGGAAGAACCAAATACCGGTACAGGGATCGCGAATGTTGTCGGGTCTTCGCTAGCAGGTGTAAGCAATACTAGTGGAAGCAAGTTCCGGCGACAACCAGGGCCCGGGAATTTGTATCCCGGGGTGAGCTATCGAAACGCTGGAAGAATAAGCTCCATTGCGGCCAATCACGACGAGTTACACACTCTAGTGaaaacaaatgatatcaaacgAAGTGATGTGATGGTGACCAGTGTTACCCAGAACTTGGGAGATACTAATAGTGACAGTGACAGTGAGTACTATGCGGTTTCCGATGACATCGAAGACGTCCAACGATTTTCAGACCAGGACAACGAGGAAATTGAAGGCGAAGGTGATGGCGATAGCGATCTTGATGAAGAACATAAGCATCTTGAGAATTTGACTGTGGAGAGTAGAAGTGTCGACAGCAGTTACAACGTTCAGCATTCGTTACTAGAAAGTAATAGTGTTAAGGATAACAGCCTGTCGTTGCTGGTTGGTCAACAAAATATAAGCAGTGGTAGTGGTGCAAATGCGTCGTCGGCGCAAGCACATCGACTTGAAATGTCTACAGAATTTTTCGTAGTGCCATCGACAGCGTCACCCGCTGCCTCCCGTTCGACAAGTGTACGTCCTGGTGGTGTAATACTGGCTGCTCGCAATCCAACGAGTCACCATAACAGCCACAGCAACACTCATAAGCTGAATGTCACACCGCCAACTGTTATCGCGACTAGTTATCCGAGTGGCCTGCGGAAAGAACCCTGGGTAGTTCCAGTATTGGTACTGGCATCGTTGTCGATGATTATGATGGCAGCTTTTGAAATTTTCGTTCTCTGTAAAGCTTGGCGAACATCTCCTAGTCGCCGTCATCTTTTCCTTGGCCAAATGTTGCTCCTTGGCTTGTTTGCTTGCGCGGGACTTGCAGCAGTTTTAACGGTTAATCCTACAGTGCTGTCGTGTGCAACTATGCGTTTTGGTGCAGGTGTTGCATTTGCACTAGTATTTGCATCCCTTCTGGTAAAATGTGTTTTCCTTATTAGTCTAAATGGTGGAGTTTATTTACCAGCTCCCTATCAAGGTCTACTACTTTTGTTTGCTGTTCTCATACAAGTAGCAGTGGGAGCTCAATGGCTTTTAACCGATCCTCCTATCGTTGACCAGGTCCCAATTTCCAATGGAGGAACTGCCATATCTAGCCGGTACTATCTTCTTCTCACAGCTAATGACCTGGCTCAAGTAAATCCCACGATCCCACTATGCCACACATCTTTTTCCGAGCTTCTGTTATCCCTCATCTACGTCGTGTTTTTGATCATCTTTGTCGCTATCCTGGCGATAAAGTCGCGTGGTATTCGGGACAACTATCGGGAGGCTACGTACATTGGCCTGGCCGTCGGTGGCATTATTCCGATATGGTTGGGTTGGACCCTGTGTGGATTGGCCGTGGCCGATCGGCATCGTGACGCGTGCCTGGCATTTGGACTTGTGGCAACAGCCTCAACAGTGTTTCTAGTGATGTTCATGCCTAAGGGTCGACAGCTGGCGGCCATGGGAAAGGAAGGTTTGTACGTGGAGGATCGCGAGGAACGTTTCAGCTCGTTGAGCCGTGCCGGATCCGGATATTCGCCGTCGTTTTTCCACTTCAAACCTATCAAGTATGGAGTGATGGGTGCCTCGCCGACACTGCAAACCAACAATGGAACCGTGGTTGGGACGACGACAACTTCCAAACATCAGGCTGTTGCAACGCTGGGTGGAG
- the LOC131438346 gene encoding uncharacterized protein LOC131438346 isoform X3, which yields MARRPKRSALMQAFTIVALCLASLVIQCSGVSSSSGELSDLIAEESRNYRELLNIPRFGDRLSPRNRPHVEEPNTGTGIANVVGSSLAGVSNTSGSKFRRQPGPGNLYPGVSYRNAGRISSIAANHDELHTLVKTNDIKRSDVMVTSVTQNLGDTNSDSDSEYYAVSDDIEDVQRFSDQDNEEIEGEGDGDSDLDEEHKHLENLTVESRSVDSSYNVQHSLLESNSVKDNSLSLLVGQQNISSGSGANASSAQAHRLEMSTEFFVVPSTASPAASRSTSVRPGGVILAARNPTSHHNSHSNTHKLNVTPPTVIATSYPSGLRKEPWVVPVLVLASLSMIMMAAFEIFVLCKAWRTSPSRRHLFLGQMLLLGLFACAGLAAVLTVNPTVLSCATMRFGAGVAFALVFASLLVKCVFLISLNGGVYLPAPYQGLLLLFAVLIQVAVGAQWLLTDPPIVDQVPISNGGTAISSRYYLLLTANDLAQVNPTIPLCHTSFSELLLSLIYVVFLIIFVAILAIKSRGIRDNYREATYIGLAVGGIIPIWLGWTLCGLAVADRHRDACLAFGLVATASTVFLVMFMPKGRQLAAMGKEGLYVEDREERFSSLSRAGSGYSPSFFHFKPIKYGVMGASPTLQTNNGTVVGTTTTSKHQAVATLGGGLFMRPDEANLYTTLEQTMSSNPNVYFQRGGGVHPGMMY from the coding sequence ATGGCTCGTCGGCCGAAACGGTCGGCGCTTATGCAGGCGTTTACCATTGTTGCACTCTGTTTAGCGAGTTTAGTTATTCAATGTTCTGGCGTAAGCAGTAGCAGCGGCGAGCTCAGTGATTTGATCGCGGAGGAAAGTAGAAATTATCGTGAGTTACTAAATATTCCGAGATTTGGTGATCGGTTGTCACCGAGAAATCGACCTCACGTGGAAGAACCAAATACCGGTACAGGGATCGCGAATGTTGTCGGGTCTTCGCTAGCAGGTGTAAGCAATACTAGTGGAAGCAAGTTCCGGCGACAACCAGGGCCCGGGAATTTGTATCCCGGGGTGAGCTATCGAAACGCTGGAAGAATAAGCTCCATTGCGGCCAATCACGACGAGTTACACACTCTAGTGaaaacaaatgatatcaaacgAAGTGATGTGATGGTGACCAGTGTTACCCAGAACTTGGGAGATACTAATAGTGACAGTGACAGTGAGTACTATGCGGTTTCCGATGACATCGAAGACGTCCAACGATTTTCAGACCAGGACAACGAGGAAATTGAAGGCGAAGGTGATGGCGATAGCGATCTTGATGAAGAACATAAGCATCTTGAGAATTTGACTGTGGAGAGTAGAAGTGTCGACAGCAGTTACAACGTTCAGCATTCGTTACTAGAAAGTAATAGTGTTAAGGATAACAGCCTGTCGTTGCTGGTTGGTCAACAAAATATAAGCAGTGGTAGTGGTGCAAATGCGTCGTCGGCGCAAGCACATCGACTTGAAATGTCTACAGAATTTTTCGTAGTGCCATCGACAGCGTCACCCGCTGCCTCCCGTTCGACAAGTGTACGTCCTGGTGGTGTAATACTGGCTGCTCGCAATCCAACGAGTCACCATAACAGCCACAGCAACACTCATAAGCTGAATGTCACACCGCCAACTGTTATCGCGACTAGTTATCCGAGTGGCCTGCGGAAAGAACCCTGGGTAGTTCCAGTATTGGTACTGGCATCGTTGTCGATGATTATGATGGCAGCTTTTGAAATTTTCGTTCTCTGTAAAGCTTGGCGAACATCTCCTAGTCGCCGTCATCTTTTCCTTGGCCAAATGTTGCTCCTTGGCTTGTTTGCTTGCGCGGGACTTGCAGCAGTTTTAACGGTTAATCCTACAGTGCTGTCGTGTGCAACTATGCGTTTTGGTGCAGGTGTTGCATTTGCACTAGTATTTGCATCCCTTCTGGTAAAATGTGTTTTCCTTATTAGTCTAAATGGTGGAGTTTATTTACCAGCTCCCTATCAAGGTCTACTACTTTTGTTTGCTGTTCTCATACAAGTAGCAGTGGGAGCTCAATGGCTTTTAACCGATCCTCCTATCGTTGACCAGGTCCCAATTTCCAATGGAGGAACTGCCATATCTAGCCGGTACTATCTTCTTCTCACAGCTAATGACCTGGCTCAAGTAAATCCCACGATCCCACTATGCCACACATCTTTTTCCGAGCTTCTGTTATCCCTCATCTACGTCGTGTTTTTGATCATCTTTGTCGCTATCCTGGCGATAAAGTCGCGTGGTATTCGGGACAACTATCGGGAGGCTACGTACATTGGCCTGGCCGTCGGTGGCATTATTCCGATATGGTTGGGTTGGACCCTGTGTGGATTGGCCGTGGCCGATCGGCATCGTGACGCGTGCCTGGCATTTGGACTTGTGGCAACAGCCTCAACAGTGTTTCTAGTGATGTTCATGCCTAAGGGTCGACAGCTGGCGGCCATGGGAAAGGAAGGTTTGTACGTGGAGGATCGCGAGGAACGTTTCAGCTCGTTGAGCCGTGCCGGATCCGGATATTCGCCGTCGTTTTTCCACTTCAAACCTATCAAGTATGGAGTGATGGGTGCCTCGCCGACACTGCAAACCAACAATGGAACCGTGGTTGGGACGACGACAACTTCCAAACATCAGGCTGTTGCAACGCTGGGTGGAG
- the LOC131438346 gene encoding uncharacterized protein LOC131438346 isoform X5 — protein MARRPKRSALMQAFTIVALCLASLVIQCSGVSSSSGELSDLIAEESRNYRELLNIPRFGDRLSPRNRPHVEEPNTGTGIANVVGSSLAGVSNTSGSKFRRQPGPGNLYPGVSYRNAGRISSIAANHDELHTLVKTNDIKRSDVMVTSVTQNLGDTNSDSDSEYYAVSDDIEDVQRFSDQDNEEIEGEGDGDSDLDEEHKHLENLTVESRSVDSSYNVQHSLLESNSVKDNSLSLLVGQQNISSGSGANASSAQAHRLEMSTEFFVVPSTASPAASRSTSVRPGGVILAARNPTSHHNSHSNTHKLNVTPPTVIATSYPSGLRKEPWVVPVLVLASLSMIMMAAFEIFVLCKAWRTSPSRRHLFLGQMLLLGLFACAGLAAVLTVNPTVLSCATMRFGAGVAFALVFASLLVKCVFLISLNGGVYLPAPYQGLLLLFAVLIQVAVGAQWLLTDPPIVDQVPISNGGTAISSRYYLLLTANDLAQVNPTIPLCHTSFSELLLSLIYVVFLIIFVAILAIKSRGIRDNYREATYIGLAVGGIIPIWLGWTLCGLAVADRHRDACLAFGLVATASTVFLVMFMPKGRQLAAMGKEGLYVEDREERFSSLSRAGSGYSPSFFHFKPIKYGVMGASPTLQTNNGTVVGTTTTSKHQAVATLGGGTWYNALYQTPSNKSTMRTERVETTSKV, from the coding sequence ATGGCTCGTCGGCCGAAACGGTCGGCGCTTATGCAGGCGTTTACCATTGTTGCACTCTGTTTAGCGAGTTTAGTTATTCAATGTTCTGGCGTAAGCAGTAGCAGCGGCGAGCTCAGTGATTTGATCGCGGAGGAAAGTAGAAATTATCGTGAGTTACTAAATATTCCGAGATTTGGTGATCGGTTGTCACCGAGAAATCGACCTCACGTGGAAGAACCAAATACCGGTACAGGGATCGCGAATGTTGTCGGGTCTTCGCTAGCAGGTGTAAGCAATACTAGTGGAAGCAAGTTCCGGCGACAACCAGGGCCCGGGAATTTGTATCCCGGGGTGAGCTATCGAAACGCTGGAAGAATAAGCTCCATTGCGGCCAATCACGACGAGTTACACACTCTAGTGaaaacaaatgatatcaaacgAAGTGATGTGATGGTGACCAGTGTTACCCAGAACTTGGGAGATACTAATAGTGACAGTGACAGTGAGTACTATGCGGTTTCCGATGACATCGAAGACGTCCAACGATTTTCAGACCAGGACAACGAGGAAATTGAAGGCGAAGGTGATGGCGATAGCGATCTTGATGAAGAACATAAGCATCTTGAGAATTTGACTGTGGAGAGTAGAAGTGTCGACAGCAGTTACAACGTTCAGCATTCGTTACTAGAAAGTAATAGTGTTAAGGATAACAGCCTGTCGTTGCTGGTTGGTCAACAAAATATAAGCAGTGGTAGTGGTGCAAATGCGTCGTCGGCGCAAGCACATCGACTTGAAATGTCTACAGAATTTTTCGTAGTGCCATCGACAGCGTCACCCGCTGCCTCCCGTTCGACAAGTGTACGTCCTGGTGGTGTAATACTGGCTGCTCGCAATCCAACGAGTCACCATAACAGCCACAGCAACACTCATAAGCTGAATGTCACACCGCCAACTGTTATCGCGACTAGTTATCCGAGTGGCCTGCGGAAAGAACCCTGGGTAGTTCCAGTATTGGTACTGGCATCGTTGTCGATGATTATGATGGCAGCTTTTGAAATTTTCGTTCTCTGTAAAGCTTGGCGAACATCTCCTAGTCGCCGTCATCTTTTCCTTGGCCAAATGTTGCTCCTTGGCTTGTTTGCTTGCGCGGGACTTGCAGCAGTTTTAACGGTTAATCCTACAGTGCTGTCGTGTGCAACTATGCGTTTTGGTGCAGGTGTTGCATTTGCACTAGTATTTGCATCCCTTCTGGTAAAATGTGTTTTCCTTATTAGTCTAAATGGTGGAGTTTATTTACCAGCTCCCTATCAAGGTCTACTACTTTTGTTTGCTGTTCTCATACAAGTAGCAGTGGGAGCTCAATGGCTTTTAACCGATCCTCCTATCGTTGACCAGGTCCCAATTTCCAATGGAGGAACTGCCATATCTAGCCGGTACTATCTTCTTCTCACAGCTAATGACCTGGCTCAAGTAAATCCCACGATCCCACTATGCCACACATCTTTTTCCGAGCTTCTGTTATCCCTCATCTACGTCGTGTTTTTGATCATCTTTGTCGCTATCCTGGCGATAAAGTCGCGTGGTATTCGGGACAACTATCGGGAGGCTACGTACATTGGCCTGGCCGTCGGTGGCATTATTCCGATATGGTTGGGTTGGACCCTGTGTGGATTGGCCGTGGCCGATCGGCATCGTGACGCGTGCCTGGCATTTGGACTTGTGGCAACAGCCTCAACAGTGTTTCTAGTGATGTTCATGCCTAAGGGTCGACAGCTGGCGGCCATGGGAAAGGAAGGTTTGTACGTGGAGGATCGCGAGGAACGTTTCAGCTCGTTGAGCCGTGCCGGATCCGGATATTCGCCGTCGTTTTTCCACTTCAAACCTATCAAGTATGGAGTGATGGGTGCCTCGCCGACACTGCAAACCAACAATGGAACCGTGGTTGGGACGACGACAACTTCCAAACATCAGGCTGTTGCAACGCTGGGTGGAG